The following proteins come from a genomic window of Achromobacter sp. AONIH1:
- a CDS encoding dUTPase, with amino-acid sequence MNPAQAATMLKLQDHLNSMINPAWVTSGSRFLRAAFVESAEALEHHGWKWWKKQTIDLPQVQMELVDILHFYLSHTIVQAGGSIEGAAAELMRDLAGPGTVTLDGAARELATLDVPELLELIGGLAVCGRASFKVLERTMTACEMGWNDAYTQYVSKNVLNLFRQRHGYKEGTYIKIWNGEEDNVVLARLMSALDPAQADFADQLQDQLEQAYAKL; translated from the coding sequence TTGAACCCGGCCCAAGCGGCCACGATGCTGAAACTGCAGGATCACCTGAACAGCATGATCAATCCCGCCTGGGTGACCAGCGGCTCGCGCTTCCTGCGCGCCGCGTTCGTGGAATCGGCCGAGGCGCTGGAACACCACGGCTGGAAGTGGTGGAAGAAGCAGACCATCGACCTGCCCCAGGTGCAGATGGAACTGGTCGACATCCTGCACTTCTACCTGTCGCACACCATCGTCCAGGCAGGCGGATCGATCGAAGGCGCCGCGGCCGAGCTGATGCGCGACCTGGCCGGTCCTGGCACCGTCACGCTGGACGGCGCCGCGCGCGAGCTGGCCACGCTGGACGTGCCCGAGCTGCTGGAACTGATCGGCGGACTGGCCGTGTGCGGCCGCGCCAGCTTCAAGGTCCTGGAACGCACCATGACCGCCTGCGAGATGGGCTGGAACGACGCCTACACCCAGTACGTGTCCAAGAACGTGCTGAACCTCTTCCGCCAGCGGCACGGCTACAAGGAAGGCACCTACATCAAGATCTGGAATGGCGAGGAAGACAACGTGGTGCTAGCCCGCCTGATGTCCGCGCTGGACCCGGCGCAGGCCGATTTCGCCGACCAGCTGCAGGACCAGTTGGAGCAGGCCTACGCCAAGCTGTAG
- a CDS encoding NADH:flavin oxidoreductase/NADH oxidase, whose protein sequence is MSQLFTPTQAGPLRLANRIVIAPMCEYSADAGCATDWHMIHLGHLALSGAALLFVEATAVEPDGRITPGDLGLWSDETEAALGRVVTAMRRYSPIKLGIQLGHAGRKASSHAPWDGGQLVPSAEGGWQGWAPSALPHNESEPAPQALDSAGLARVRDAFVASARRALRLGFDAIELHAAHGYLMHQFLSPLANRRDDAYGGSLENRMRFPLEVFQALRDVVPASVALGVRVSATDWVEGGWDLEQTTAFADALKARGCDFIDVSSGGVSPQQKIPVAPNYQVPFAAEIKRRVGMPTIAVGLITEAAQAEEIVASGQADMVALARGMLYDPRWPWHAAAQLGGQVDAPRQYWRSQPREHKALFGETRFGQR, encoded by the coding sequence ATGAGCCAATTGTTCACCCCCACCCAGGCCGGTCCCCTGCGACTGGCCAACCGCATCGTGATCGCGCCCATGTGCGAATACTCGGCCGACGCCGGCTGTGCCACCGACTGGCACATGATCCACCTGGGCCATCTGGCCTTGTCCGGCGCGGCGCTGCTGTTCGTCGAAGCGACGGCGGTGGAGCCCGACGGCCGCATCACGCCCGGCGATCTGGGCTTGTGGTCCGATGAAACCGAGGCCGCGCTGGGCCGCGTGGTGACGGCCATGCGCCGTTATTCGCCGATCAAGCTGGGCATCCAGCTCGGCCACGCCGGGCGCAAGGCGTCCAGCCACGCCCCCTGGGACGGCGGGCAGCTGGTGCCGTCCGCTGAAGGAGGCTGGCAGGGCTGGGCGCCCTCGGCGCTGCCGCACAATGAATCCGAGCCGGCGCCGCAGGCGCTGGATTCCGCCGGCCTGGCCCGCGTGCGCGATGCGTTCGTGGCCAGCGCCCGACGCGCGTTGCGGCTGGGTTTCGACGCCATCGAGTTGCACGCGGCGCATGGCTACCTGATGCACCAGTTCCTGTCGCCGCTGGCGAACCGGCGCGACGACGCTTATGGCGGTTCGCTGGAAAATCGCATGCGCTTCCCGCTGGAAGTGTTCCAGGCGCTGCGCGACGTGGTGCCGGCATCCGTCGCGCTGGGCGTGCGCGTGTCCGCCACGGACTGGGTGGAGGGCGGATGGGACCTGGAGCAGACCACGGCCTTCGCCGACGCGCTGAAGGCGCGCGGCTGCGACTTCATCGATGTGTCCAGCGGCGGCGTGTCGCCGCAGCAGAAGATCCCGGTCGCGCCGAACTACCAGGTGCCTTTCGCCGCTGAGATCAAGCGCCGCGTCGGCATGCCCACGATCGCGGTGGGACTGATCACCGAGGCCGCCCAGGCCGAGGAGATCGTGGCCAGCGGGCAGGCAGACATGGTGGCGCTGGCGCGCGGCATGCTGTACGACCCGCGCTGGCCCTGGCATGCGGCCGCGCAGCTCGGTGGACAGGTCGACGCGCCGCGCCAGTACTGGCGTTCGCAGCCGCGCGAGCACAAGGCGCTGTTCGGGGAAACGCGCTTCGGCCAGCGCTGA
- a CDS encoding amino acid ABC transporter ATP-binding protein: MSASVNIRDLRKRYGDLEVLKGINLEIPSGQTVAVIGPSGSGKSTLLRVLMTLERPSGGEIEIDGVPMWTDAGGKPAGLHSPHLRKVRGKIGMVFQHFNLFPHMTALGNAMEAPLRVQGLSREQARERGVEYLEMVGLGDKLDTYPAQLSGGQKQRVGIARALAMCPEIMLFDEVTSALDPELVGGILQILRDLSARRSMTMIIVTHQMKFAERSSDRTLFFDEGNIVEDAESATLFSQPREARTRQFLDSVIEGQ, from the coding sequence ATGAGCGCCAGTGTGAACATCCGCGACCTGCGCAAGCGCTACGGCGATCTGGAGGTGCTCAAGGGCATCAATCTGGAGATCCCGTCCGGCCAGACCGTGGCCGTGATCGGCCCGTCCGGCTCGGGCAAGTCGACCTTGCTGCGCGTATTGATGACGCTGGAGCGGCCCAGCGGCGGCGAGATCGAGATCGACGGCGTGCCCATGTGGACGGACGCCGGCGGCAAGCCGGCGGGGCTGCATTCGCCTCACTTGCGCAAGGTGCGCGGCAAGATCGGCATGGTGTTCCAGCACTTCAACCTGTTTCCCCACATGACCGCGCTGGGCAACGCCATGGAGGCGCCGCTGCGGGTACAGGGCCTGAGTCGCGAGCAGGCGCGCGAGCGCGGCGTCGAATACCTGGAGATGGTGGGCTTGGGCGACAAGCTGGACACCTATCCCGCGCAGCTGTCCGGCGGCCAGAAGCAGCGCGTTGGCATTGCGCGGGCCCTGGCCATGTGTCCGGAGATCATGCTGTTCGACGAGGTGACGTCGGCGCTGGATCCCGAGCTGGTGGGCGGCATCCTGCAGATCCTGCGCGACCTGTCCGCGCGCCGCAGCATGACCATGATCATCGTCACCCACCAGATGAAGTTCGCCGAGCGCAGCTCGGACCGCACGCTGTTCTTCGACGAAGGCAATATCGTCGAGGACGCGGAGTCCGCCACGCTGTTCAGCCAGCCCAGGGAAGCCCGTACGCGGCAGTTCCTGGACAGCGTGATCGAAGGGCAGTGA
- the ehuD gene encoding ectoine/hydroxyectoine ABC transporter permease subunit EhuD, which produces MTPIFDWSYALEILPTLGAALVVTIQATVLGMLVAVTLGLALALLRRSRLRLVSWPAACVIEFVRSTPLLVQMYFLFYVLPLTGLRMSPLATGVLALGLHYAAYCAEVYRAGIEAVPRGQTEAAIALNLPRWRTAVDVVLPQAIPPVVPALGNYLVAMFKDTPLLSAITVVELLQQSKMLGSATFRYTEPLTLVGALFLALSLLAAWGVRGLETRLQRHGGKR; this is translated from the coding sequence ATGACGCCGATATTCGACTGGTCATACGCGCTTGAAATCCTGCCCACGCTGGGCGCCGCCCTGGTCGTCACGATCCAGGCGACCGTGCTGGGCATGCTGGTGGCCGTCACGCTCGGCCTGGCGCTGGCGCTGCTGCGACGCTCCCGGCTGCGGCTGGTGTCATGGCCGGCGGCCTGCGTGATCGAGTTCGTGCGCAGCACGCCGCTGCTGGTGCAGATGTACTTCCTGTTCTATGTCCTGCCGCTGACCGGCTTGCGCATGTCGCCGCTGGCCACCGGGGTGCTGGCGCTGGGCCTGCACTACGCCGCCTATTGCGCCGAGGTGTACCGCGCCGGCATCGAAGCCGTGCCCAGGGGGCAGACCGAGGCCGCCATCGCTCTGAACCTGCCGCGCTGGCGCACGGCGGTGGACGTGGTGCTGCCGCAGGCGATTCCGCCGGTGGTGCCTGCATTGGGCAACTATCTGGTCGCCATGTTCAAGGACACGCCCTTGCTGTCGGCCATCACGGTGGTGGAGCTGTTGCAGCAGAGCAAGATGCTCGGCTCGGCCACGTTCCGCTACACCGAGCCCCTGACCCTGGTGGGCGCGCTGTTCCTGGCGTTGAGCCTGCTGGCGGCCTGGGGCGTGCGCGGGCTGGAAACCCGCCTGCAACGCCATGGAGGAAAACGATGA
- the ehuC gene encoding ectoine/hydroxyectoine ABC transporter permease subunit EhuC, with product MTSWIETLGELAPPLLDGLGVTLQVMAGAAALAAPLAVVAGVGRLSTRRPLRWLASVYVEVFRGTSALVQLFWFYFVLPLFGLQLPAMLVGIVVLGLNAGAYGAEVVRGAIRAVPPGQREAGVALNFTRGQILRRLVLPQAVPAMLPPAGNLLIELLKNTALVSLVTITDLTFRGQLLRSETLRTTEIFSLMLLMYFAVALLITAGVRLLERRLRIR from the coding sequence ATGACGAGCTGGATCGAGACCCTGGGCGAGCTGGCGCCGCCGCTGCTGGACGGGCTGGGCGTGACGCTGCAAGTCATGGCGGGCGCCGCCGCGTTGGCCGCGCCGCTGGCCGTGGTCGCGGGCGTCGGCCGTCTGTCGACGCGGCGTCCGCTGCGCTGGCTGGCCTCCGTCTACGTCGAGGTATTCCGTGGCACCTCCGCGCTGGTGCAGCTGTTCTGGTTCTACTTCGTGCTACCGCTGTTCGGCCTGCAATTGCCCGCCATGCTGGTCGGCATCGTGGTGCTGGGTCTGAACGCCGGCGCCTATGGCGCCGAGGTGGTGCGCGGCGCGATCCGGGCCGTGCCGCCGGGCCAGCGCGAGGCGGGCGTGGCGCTGAACTTCACGCGCGGGCAGATCCTGCGGCGGCTGGTCTTGCCGCAGGCCGTGCCGGCCATGCTGCCGCCGGCAGGCAATCTGTTGATCGAACTGCTCAAGAACACCGCGCTGGTGTCGCTGGTGACCATCACCGACCTGACCTTCCGAGGCCAGCTGCTGCGCAGCGAGACCTTGCGCACCACCGAGATCTTCAGCCTGATGCTGCTGATGTACTTCGCCGTGGCCTTGCTGATCACCGCGGGCGTGCGCCTGCTTGAACGGAGGCTGCGCATCCGATGA
- the ehuB gene encoding ectoine/hydroxyectoine ABC transporter substrate-binding protein EhuB — translation MLLVLGAAGLTGCSDSGSDSQAGSAGAKGAVSTLEAAKAAGKIRIGYANEAPFAYMDSQRAEVTGESVEIARVVLKRMGVNQVEGVLTEFGSLIPGLQAKRFDIIAAGMYVTPERCRQAAFSNPTYGVSQALLVKQGNPKNLHSYEDAARNPNARLGVVVGAIESDYAASLKVPPDRTIVFPDAVSALAGVQAGRADAYAATALTVNDLMGKAGKDSGLEKAEPFTDPVIDGKGVRGYGAYAFRKEDQAFVDAFNAELAKFLGTEEHKKLVAPFGFTAEELPKGMTAAKLCAGQ, via the coding sequence ATGCTGCTGGTCCTGGGCGCAGCCGGGCTGACAGGCTGCTCGGACTCCGGTTCCGACAGCCAGGCCGGCTCAGCGGGCGCCAAGGGAGCCGTCAGCACGCTGGAGGCGGCCAAGGCGGCCGGCAAGATCCGCATCGGTTACGCCAACGAGGCGCCGTTTGCGTACATGGACAGCCAGCGCGCCGAGGTGACGGGCGAGTCCGTCGAAATCGCCCGGGTCGTGCTCAAGCGCATGGGCGTCAACCAGGTCGAGGGCGTGCTGACCGAGTTCGGCTCGTTGATTCCCGGCCTGCAGGCCAAACGTTTCGACATCATCGCCGCCGGCATGTACGTGACGCCCGAACGCTGCCGCCAGGCGGCGTTCTCCAATCCCACCTATGGCGTGAGCCAAGCCCTGTTGGTCAAGCAGGGCAATCCCAAGAACCTGCACAGCTACGAGGATGCGGCCAGGAACCCCAACGCCAGGCTGGGCGTGGTGGTGGGCGCGATCGAATCGGACTACGCCGCCAGCCTCAAGGTGCCGCCTGACCGCACCATCGTGTTTCCCGACGCGGTGAGCGCGCTGGCCGGCGTGCAGGCCGGGCGCGCCGACGCCTATGCCGCCACCGCGCTGACCGTGAACGACCTGATGGGCAAGGCCGGCAAGGACAGCGGCCTGGAAAAGGCCGAGCCCTTCACCGATCCGGTGATCGACGGCAAGGGCGTGCGCGGCTATGGCGCCTATGCCTTCCGCAAGGAAGACCAGGCCTTCGTCGACGCGTTCAACGCCGAGCTGGCCAAGTTCCTGGGCACCGAGGAGCACAAGAAACTGGTCGCGCCCTTCGGCTTCACGGCCGAGGAGCTGCCCAAGGGCATGACGGCGGCCAAGCTGTGCGCGGGCCAGTGA
- a CDS encoding ABC transporter substrate-binding protein, with translation MSRLLARLACVAVLSVPALSAHAEIVIGVDVSTTGAAAAIGIQTNNAVRLWPATLGGQPARYVVLDDGTDVSRAVKNMRKLTSEDKVDAIVGPNITAAALAGLDVLAETGTPMIALAASSVIVEPLSDPKRAWAFKMPQNDSLMATALVQDMKKKGLKNVAFIGFADSYGDSWWKEFSAAAGADLKIVAQERFQRTDASVMGQVLKLIAAKPDAVLIAGAGTPSALPQKTLLERGYGGVIYQTHGIGTLEFLQVGGKDVEGTLFPTGPGVVARELPDSNPVKQVAVAFADKYEAQYGAHTLTQFAGDAYGAWMLLDSAVARALKGGAKPGTPEFRKALRDALESTRDLAVPNGVFNISKDDHQGFDERARVMGVVKNGRFSYAGQ, from the coding sequence ATGTCCCGCCTGCTCGCGCGCCTCGCCTGCGTCGCCGTCCTGTCCGTTCCCGCCCTGTCCGCCCATGCCGAAATCGTGATCGGGGTGGATGTGTCCACCACCGGCGCCGCCGCGGCCATCGGTATCCAGACCAACAACGCGGTCCGGCTGTGGCCGGCCACGCTGGGCGGACAGCCCGCCCGCTACGTGGTGCTGGACGACGGCACCGATGTGAGCCGCGCCGTGAAGAACATGCGCAAGCTGACCTCGGAGGACAAGGTCGACGCCATCGTCGGCCCAAACATCACGGCGGCCGCGCTGGCCGGCCTGGATGTGCTGGCCGAGACCGGCACGCCGATGATCGCGCTGGCGGCCTCCAGCGTGATTGTCGAGCCGCTGTCCGATCCCAAGCGCGCCTGGGCCTTCAAGATGCCGCAGAACGACTCGCTGATGGCCACCGCCCTGGTCCAGGACATGAAGAAGAAGGGCCTGAAGAACGTGGCCTTCATCGGCTTCGCCGATTCCTATGGCGACAGCTGGTGGAAGGAATTCAGCGCCGCCGCCGGCGCCGACCTGAAGATCGTGGCGCAGGAACGCTTCCAGCGCACCGACGCGTCGGTGATGGGCCAGGTGCTCAAGCTCATCGCCGCCAAGCCCGACGCGGTGCTGATCGCCGGCGCCGGCACGCCCTCGGCCCTGCCGCAGAAGACGCTGCTCGAACGCGGCTACGGCGGCGTCATCTACCAGACGCATGGCATCGGCACGCTGGAATTCCTGCAGGTCGGCGGCAAGGACGTGGAAGGCACGCTGTTTCCCACCGGCCCCGGCGTGGTGGCGCGCGAGTTGCCCGATTCCAATCCGGTCAAGCAGGTGGCGGTCGCGTTCGCGGACAAGTATGAAGCCCAGTACGGCGCCCATACGCTGACCCAGTTCGCCGGCGACGCCTACGGCGCATGGATGCTGCTGGATTCGGCCGTGGCCCGCGCCCTGAAGGGCGGCGCCAAGCCCGGCACGCCGGAATTCCGCAAGGCGCTGCGCGACGCGTTGGAGTCGACCCGCGACCTGGCCGTGCCCAATGGCGTGTTCAATATTTCCAAGGACGATCACCAGGGCTTCGACGAGCGTGCGCGCGTGATGGGCGTGGTCAAGAACGGCCGTTTCTCCTACGCCGGGCAATAA
- a CDS encoding ornithine cyclodeaminase family protein: MLVIDTEQTRGALSFEQAIPALREAFAQGAHVPARHVHAIESGGAHGTSLIMPAWNERGYFGVKVINIFPENTRQSLPGLHATYNLYSARSGVPLAQVDGDIVTVFRTAGAAALGASYLARPDAAVLLIVGSGRIAGLLAQAMRAVRPIRKVLVWNLRAAGAQALAEELRAQGYDAAATEDLEVAVRQADIVSCATLSTVPLVHGAWLQPGTHLDLIGSFKPDMIETDTACFDGTSVYVDTDEAPTKAGDLLAAFQAGVLKREDLRGTLADLVSGKAPGRRDAREITVFKAVGSALEDLTLAALVYENRTGANPMN, translated from the coding sequence ATGCTGGTGATCGACACGGAACAAACCCGCGGCGCGCTGTCCTTCGAACAGGCCATCCCCGCCTTGCGCGAGGCCTTCGCGCAAGGCGCTCACGTGCCGGCCCGCCATGTGCACGCGATCGAGTCCGGCGGCGCGCATGGCACCTCGCTCATCATGCCGGCCTGGAACGAACGCGGTTATTTCGGCGTGAAGGTGATCAATATCTTTCCCGAGAACACGCGCCAGTCGCTGCCGGGCCTGCACGCGACCTATAACCTGTACAGCGCCCGCAGCGGCGTGCCGCTGGCGCAGGTCGATGGCGACATCGTCACGGTGTTCCGCACCGCCGGCGCGGCGGCGCTGGGCGCTTCGTACCTGGCGCGGCCGGACGCCGCCGTGTTGCTGATCGTGGGCTCCGGCCGCATCGCCGGATTGCTGGCGCAGGCGATGCGCGCGGTCCGGCCGATCCGCAAGGTGCTGGTGTGGAACCTGCGGGCGGCCGGCGCGCAGGCGCTGGCCGAGGAGCTGCGCGCGCAGGGGTACGACGCGGCCGCGACCGAGGATCTGGAAGTGGCGGTGCGGCAGGCGGACATTGTCAGCTGCGCCACCTTGTCCACCGTGCCGCTGGTGCATGGCGCCTGGCTGCAACCCGGCACGCACCTGGACCTGATCGGCAGCTTCAAGCCCGACATGATCGAAACCGACACGGCCTGCTTCGACGGCACGTCCGTCTATGTGGATACCGATGAAGCGCCGACCAAGGCCGGCGACCTGCTGGCCGCGTTCCAGGCTGGCGTCCTGAAGCGCGAAGACCTGCGCGGCACGCTGGCGGATCTGGTGTCGGGCAAGGCGCCGGGCCGCCGCGACGCGCGCGAGATCACCGTGTTCAAGGCGGTCGGCAGCGCGCTGGAGGACCTGACGCTGGCGGCGCTGGTCTACGAGAACCGCACGGGCGCGAACCCGATGAACTGA
- a CDS encoding OsmC family protein produces the protein MKKTATAAWSGDLKTGKGTISTQSGALKEQPYGFNTRFGDTPGTNPEELLGAAHAGCFTMALSNILAEAGMVAQRLDTKAEVTLDKADGGFAITAVHLTVEAVIPGASAQAFEDAARKAETGCPVSKVLKAKITMDARLKA, from the coding sequence ATGAAGAAAACCGCAACCGCCGCCTGGTCGGGCGATCTGAAGACCGGCAAGGGCACGATCTCCACGCAAAGCGGCGCGCTCAAGGAACAGCCTTACGGCTTCAACACCCGCTTCGGCGACACGCCCGGCACCAATCCCGAGGAACTGCTGGGCGCGGCCCATGCCGGCTGCTTCACCATGGCGCTGTCCAACATCCTGGCCGAGGCCGGCATGGTTGCCCAGCGACTGGACACCAAGGCGGAGGTCACGCTGGACAAGGCCGACGGCGGCTTCGCCATCACCGCCGTGCACCTGACCGTGGAAGCCGTCATCCCGGGCGCCAGCGCCCAGGCCTTTGAAGACGCGGCCCGCAAGGCCGAGACCGGCTGCCCGGTGTCCAAGGTCCTGAAGGCGAAGATCACCATGGACGCGCGACTGAAGGCCTGA
- a CDS encoding Nramp family divalent metal transporter yields MTGLIVAMSGGKSALAQNAQLSASMRRMVGSGLLVAVGYIDPGNWATDIAGGSGFGYGLLSVVIASALLALGFQVLVSRLALATGQDLATLTARHLSPRMAKAAWLAGEAAILATALAELVGGAIALRLLFGLPLLGGVAVTGVGTFAVLALTRGNADRHERVIAVLLAIVAASFVFLLFKANPAWIEVAQGVARTGGALRDPQGFLIALGILGATLMPHNLYLHSGSLAERARSLPADARDIAMRVARNDTALSLGVAMLINAAIMIVAAASLSGPGLIVSSLDDAHAAIGHTLGAGAAIIFAVALYAAGQSSTITGVLAGRILSRGFQAGSNWSDRRRALATRLIAGAAAAGLLGYSGGQDPDGLLVLSQVILSLALPFALAPLVLLACRKSIMGRHALRGAWAWAAIAATVGIIALDGYLLADTLL; encoded by the coding sequence ATGACCGGACTCATCGTCGCGATGTCGGGCGGCAAATCCGCCCTGGCGCAGAACGCCCAGCTGTCCGCCAGCATGCGGCGCATGGTCGGCTCGGGCCTGCTGGTCGCCGTCGGCTACATCGACCCGGGCAACTGGGCCACCGACATCGCCGGCGGCAGCGGCTTCGGCTACGGCCTGCTGTCGGTGGTCATCGCATCCGCGCTGCTGGCCCTGGGCTTCCAGGTGCTGGTGTCGCGGCTGGCGCTGGCCACGGGCCAGGATCTGGCCACCCTGACCGCGCGCCACCTCTCCCCCCGCATGGCCAAGGCCGCCTGGCTGGCCGGCGAGGCCGCCATTCTCGCGACCGCGCTGGCCGAGCTGGTCGGCGGCGCCATCGCGCTGCGCCTGCTGTTCGGCCTGCCCCTGCTGGGCGGCGTGGCGGTGACAGGCGTCGGCACCTTCGCCGTACTGGCGCTGACGCGCGGCAACGCCGACCGCCACGAACGCGTCATCGCCGTGCTGCTGGCCATCGTGGCCGCATCGTTCGTGTTTTTGCTGTTCAAGGCCAATCCCGCCTGGATCGAGGTCGCGCAAGGCGTCGCCCGGACCGGCGGCGCGCTGCGCGATCCGCAGGGCTTCCTGATCGCGCTGGGCATCCTGGGCGCGACGCTGATGCCGCACAACCTCTACTTGCATTCGGGCTCGCTGGCCGAACGCGCCCGCAGCCTGCCTGCGGACGCGCGCGACATCGCGATGCGCGTGGCGCGCAATGACACCGCGCTGTCGCTGGGCGTGGCCATGCTGATCAACGCGGCCATCATGATCGTGGCCGCCGCATCCCTGTCCGGCCCCGGCCTCATCGTCTCCAGCCTGGACGACGCCCACGCGGCCATCGGCCACACGCTGGGCGCGGGCGCAGCCATCATCTTCGCGGTGGCGCTGTATGCCGCGGGGCAAAGCTCCACCATCACCGGGGTGCTGGCCGGCCGCATCCTGTCGCGCGGCTTCCAGGCCGGCAGTAACTGGTCCGATCGTCGCCGCGCGCTCGCCACCCGGCTGATCGCGGGCGCGGCCGCGGCGGGCCTGCTCGGCTACTCGGGCGGCCAGGATCCCGACGGGTTGCTGGTGCTGAGCCAGGTGATCCTGAGCCTGGCCCTGCCCTTCGCGCTGGCGCCGCTGGTGCTGCTGGCCTGCCGCAAGTCCATCATGGGCCGGCACGCGCTGCGCGGCGCCTGGGCCTGGGCTGCCATCGCGGCCACCGTCGGCATCATCGCGTTGGATGGCTATCTGCTGGCCGATACCTTGCTGTAA
- a CDS encoding XRE family transcriptional regulator, whose protein sequence is MSDATLKHARMSDELERTLIQEAIQAQALSDGPFGRQAWRRLKLRMAAFGGALGEMLHDMDAGRRHHPVISAYRDASRKGK, encoded by the coding sequence ATGAGCGATGCCACGTTGAAGCATGCACGCATGTCCGACGAGCTGGAACGGACCCTGATCCAGGAAGCCATCCAGGCGCAAGCCTTGTCGGACGGGCCCTTCGGACGCCAGGCCTGGCGGCGGCTGAAGCTGCGCATGGCGGCCTTCGGCGGCGCCTTGGGCGAGATGCTGCATGACATGGATGCCGGACGCCGGCACCATCCGGTGATTTCTGCCTATCGGGACGCCTCCCGCAAGGGCAAGTGA
- a CDS encoding TetR/AcrR family transcriptional regulator, with translation MASKSTVARKRPAAGAANAQSPDKPLLAADRIRRTAREMFYRDGIRAVGVDAIVTQAGVTKPSLYRSFASKDELAAAYLRDYDAEFWGRFNAACDAHPGDPRAQLMAYLTGLSQRAVQAGYRGCGLTNAAVEYPEDPHPARAVAVEHKVELRRRLADMARGMGATDPQALGDGLLLLLEGAFVSSQLFHEGGPAGQLAQAAGRLIDAWVGPTPDVAPRRAGD, from the coding sequence ATGGCCAGCAAATCCACCGTTGCGCGCAAGCGTCCGGCCGCCGGCGCGGCGAACGCGCAATCCCCGGACAAGCCGCTGCTGGCGGCGGACCGGATACGCCGCACCGCCAGGGAAATGTTCTATCGCGACGGCATCCGCGCCGTGGGCGTGGACGCCATCGTCACCCAGGCCGGGGTGACCAAGCCCAGCCTGTACCGCAGCTTCGCGTCCAAGGACGAGCTGGCGGCCGCCTATCTGCGCGACTACGACGCCGAGTTCTGGGGGCGCTTCAACGCCGCCTGCGACGCGCATCCGGGCGATCCGAGGGCGCAGCTGATGGCCTACCTGACCGGGCTGAGCCAGCGCGCCGTGCAGGCCGGCTACCGGGGTTGCGGCCTGACCAACGCCGCCGTCGAATACCCGGAGGATCCGCATCCGGCGCGCGCCGTGGCCGTCGAGCACAAGGTCGAGCTGCGCCGGCGGCTGGCCGACATGGCGCGCGGCATGGGCGCGACCGATCCGCAGGCGCTGGGCGACGGCCTGCTGTTGCTGCTCGAAGGGGCGTTCGTATCCAGCCAGCTGTTCCACGAGGGCGGACCCGCCGGGCAACTGGCCCAGGCCGCCGGACGGCTGATCGACGCCTGGGTCGGTCCGACGCCGGATGTTGCGCCGCGGCGCGCGGGCGATTAA